The following are encoded in a window of Panicum virgatum strain AP13 chromosome 5N, P.virgatum_v5, whole genome shotgun sequence genomic DNA:
- the LOC120675756 gene encoding uncharacterized WD repeat-containing protein alr2800-like isoform X2, with translation MGDVEYHSIFLRSMTFGVFICIKCSGAHRSLGVHISKVCNLGWSKNVNELVSTHRYSQNQIIVWRYPTMSKLATLTGHTYRVLYLAISPDGQTIVTGAGDETHWFWNAFPSPKSQTLLGRPPRCSAMPSNGLSFTPEMQRKRTKEFSGGWCMRIALARALFIEPDLLLLDELTNHLDLHAVLWVWLETYLLKWPKTFIVVSQAREFLNTVVTDILHLHGR, from the exons ATGGGAGATGTTGAATATCACTCTATCTTTCTAAG ATCAATGACTTTTGGTGTTTTCATTTGCATCAAGTGTTCAGGAGCTCATAGAAGTCTTGGAGTACACATATCCAAG GTCTGTAATCTTGGGTGGTCAAAGAATGTAAATGAGCTTGTTAGTACCCACAGATACTCTCAAAACCAAATAATTGTTTGGAGATATCCAACAATGTCTAAG CTTGCCACTTTGACAGGCCATACATACAGAGTATTGTATCTAGCTATTTCCCCTGATGGACAG ACCATTGTTACTGGTGCTGGTGATGAAACACACTGGTTTTGGAACGCGTTCCCATCTCCAAAGTCTCAG ACCCTTCTGGGGAGGCCTCCAAGGTGCTCTGCGATGCCTTCCAAT GGTCTTAGTTTCACTCCAGAAATGCAACGCAAACGTACAAAAGAGTTTTCTGGTGGATGGTGCATGAGAATAGCTCTAGCACGTGCTTTGTTCATTGAGCCTGATTTACTACTACTTGATGAGCTGACA AACCATCTTGATCTTCATGCTGTGTTATGGGTATGGCTAGAAACATATCTCCTGAAGTGGCCAAAGACATTTATTGTTGTATCACAGGCTAGGGAGTTTTTGAATACG GTTGTCACCGACATTCTTCATCTGCATGGTAGATGA
- the LOC120674686 gene encoding NADH-quinone oxidoreductase subunit I 2-like, translating into MPCRPSRPRPYSDRRAGTTFSGASSPARPCPRRPDLVVLGTLTPCPGPVRMPPQPRLQRGAPRRRPAPAPCAAAPAPAAARGSPASPRLRALPRVPVDLPGPARCASRAALARPQAAAPVRPPPRP; encoded by the coding sequence ATGCCGTGCcggccgagccgccctcgccccTACTCCGACCGCCGTGCCGGCACAACATTCTCCGGCGCCTCATCCCCAGCGCGgccctgcccccgccgccccgacctcgtcgtcctcggcacCCTGACGCCCTGCCCCGGCCCCGTGCGCATGCCGCCACAACCTCGTCTCCAGCGCGGCGCCCCCCGACGCCGCCCTGCACCggccccgtgcgccgccgcccccgcccccgcggccGCGCGTGGATCCCCGGCCAGCCCTCGCCTGCGTGCACTGCCGCGGGTCCCTGTCGACCTCCCCGGCCCGGCACGCTGTGCCAGCCGCGCAGCCCTCGCGAGACCccaggccgccgcgccggtgcgACCTCCGCCTCGTCCCTGA
- the LOC120675756 gene encoding NU+ prion formation protein 1-like isoform X4, whose amino-acid sequence MLVTNSSNGFDICRSMTFGVFICIKCSGAHRSLGVHISKVCNLGWSKNVNELVSTHRYSQNQIIVWRYPTMSKLATLTGHTYRVLYLAISPDGQSQTLLGRPPRCSAMPSNGLSFTPEMQRKRTKEFSGGWCMRIALARALFIEPDLLLLDELTNHLDLHAVLWVWLETYLLKWPKTFIVVSQAREFLNTVVTDILHLHGR is encoded by the exons ATGCTTGTTACTAACTCCTCAAATGGTTTTGATATTTGCAGATCAATGACTTTTGGTGTTTTCATTTGCATCAAGTGTTCAGGAGCTCATAGAAGTCTTGGAGTACACATATCCAAG GTCTGTAATCTTGGGTGGTCAAAGAATGTAAATGAGCTTGTTAGTACCCACAGATACTCTCAAAACCAAATAATTGTTTGGAGATATCCAACAATGTCTAAG CTTGCCACTTTGACAGGCCATACATACAGAGTATTGTATCTAGCTATTTCCCCTGATGGACAG TCTCAG ACCCTTCTGGGGAGGCCTCCAAGGTGCTCTGCGATGCCTTCCAAT GGTCTTAGTTTCACTCCAGAAATGCAACGCAAACGTACAAAAGAGTTTTCTGGTGGATGGTGCATGAGAATAGCTCTAGCACGTGCTTTGTTCATTGAGCCTGATTTACTACTACTTGATGAGCTGACA AACCATCTTGATCTTCATGCTGTGTTATGGGTATGGCTAGAAACATATCTCCTGAAGTGGCCAAAGACATTTATTGTTGTATCACAGGCTAGGGAGTTTTTGAATACG GTTGTCACCGACATTCTTCATCTGCATGGTAGATGA
- the LOC120675756 gene encoding uncharacterized WD repeat-containing protein alr2800-like isoform X1: MLVTNSSNGFDICRSMTFGVFICIKCSGAHRSLGVHISKVCNLGWSKNVNELVSTHRYSQNQIIVWRYPTMSKLATLTGHTYRVLYLAISPDGQTIVTGAGDETHWFWNAFPSPKSQTLLGRPPRCSAMPSNGLSFTPEMQRKRTKEFSGGWCMRIALARALFIEPDLLLLDELTNHLDLHAVLWVWLETYLLKWPKTFIVVSQAREFLNTVVTDILHLHGR, translated from the exons ATGCTTGTTACTAACTCCTCAAATGGTTTTGATATTTGCAGATCAATGACTTTTGGTGTTTTCATTTGCATCAAGTGTTCAGGAGCTCATAGAAGTCTTGGAGTACACATATCCAAG GTCTGTAATCTTGGGTGGTCAAAGAATGTAAATGAGCTTGTTAGTACCCACAGATACTCTCAAAACCAAATAATTGTTTGGAGATATCCAACAATGTCTAAG CTTGCCACTTTGACAGGCCATACATACAGAGTATTGTATCTAGCTATTTCCCCTGATGGACAG ACCATTGTTACTGGTGCTGGTGATGAAACACACTGGTTTTGGAACGCGTTCCCATCTCCAAAGTCTCAG ACCCTTCTGGGGAGGCCTCCAAGGTGCTCTGCGATGCCTTCCAAT GGTCTTAGTTTCACTCCAGAAATGCAACGCAAACGTACAAAAGAGTTTTCTGGTGGATGGTGCATGAGAATAGCTCTAGCACGTGCTTTGTTCATTGAGCCTGATTTACTACTACTTGATGAGCTGACA AACCATCTTGATCTTCATGCTGTGTTATGGGTATGGCTAGAAACATATCTCCTGAAGTGGCCAAAGACATTTATTGTTGTATCACAGGCTAGGGAGTTTTTGAATACG GTTGTCACCGACATTCTTCATCTGCATGGTAGATGA
- the LOC120675755 gene encoding protein SRC2-like yields the protein MAYRVLEVTLVSANDLKKVTHFSRLRVYAVASISDGDPRIPTHSTLTDHVNGCNPAWNATIHFPIPAAADTRGLALHVRLRAERAYFGDRDVGEVFVPLDDLLAGADKGGVPRPVSYQVRRPYSGRAHGVLYFCYKFTDVPAAGLPEPEPAEAKQGQYAKYVQDSEKAADRTMSPPTAYPPPQAMASGYPPPQYGYGSPYAAYPPHAQQPYAYAAPPSYGYGAAPHHQPAMYGYGYAPAPAPARHGGGMGMGLGLGLLGGAVGGMMIGEMVGDYEADAAYDAGFNDALEF from the coding sequence ATGGCGTACCGGGTACTGGAGGTCACCCTAGTCTCCGCGAACGACCTCAAGAAGGTGACGCACTTCTCCCGGTTGCGCGTCTACGCCGTCGCCTCCATCTCCGATGGCGATCCCCGCATACCCACCCACAGCACCCTCACCGACCACGTCAACGGGTGCAACCCCGCCTGGAACGCGACGATCCACTTCCCCATCCCGGCCGCCGCGGACACCCGCGGCCTCGCGCTCCACGTGAGGCTCCGCGCCGAGCGCGCCTACTTCGGCGACCGCGACGTCGGCGAGGTGTTCGTGCCCCTCGACGACCTCCTGGCCGGCGCCGACAAGGGCGGGGTGCCGAGGCCCGTGAGCTACCAGGTCCGCAGGCCGTACTCCGGGCGCGCCCACGGCGTGCTCTACTTCTGCTACAAGTTCACCgacgtccccgccgccggcctcccggagccggagccggccgaAGCCAAACAAGGCCAGTACGCCAAGTACGTGCAGGACTCCGAGAAAGCAGCGGACAGGACGATGTCGCCGCCCACCGCgtacccgccgccgcaggccatgGCGTCGGGGTACCCGCCGCCGCAGTACGGGTATGGCTCTCCGTACGCGGCGTACCCGCCGCACGCGCAGCAGCCTTACGCGTACGCTGCTCCGCCATCGTACGGGTACGGTGCTGCTCCCCATCATCAACCGGCGATGTACGGGTACGGctacgcgccggcgccggcgccggcgaggcatgGTGGGGGTATGGGGATGGGGCTCGGCCTCGGGCTCCTAGGCGGCGCCGTCGGGGGGATGATGATCGGGGAGATGGTCGGTGACTACGAGGCCGACGCTGCCTACGACGCCGGGTTCAACGACGCGTTGGAATTTTAG
- the LOC120675756 gene encoding uncharacterized WD repeat-containing protein alr2800-like isoform X3 has product MTFGVFICIKCSGAHRSLGVHISKVCNLGWSKNVNELVSTHRYSQNQIIVWRYPTMSKLATLTGHTYRVLYLAISPDGQTIVTGAGDETHWFWNAFPSPKSQTLLGRPPRCSAMPSNGLSFTPEMQRKRTKEFSGGWCMRIALARALFIEPDLLLLDELTNHLDLHAVLWVWLETYLLKWPKTFIVVSQAREFLNTVVTDILHLHGR; this is encoded by the exons ATGACTTTTGGTGTTTTCATTTGCATCAAGTGTTCAGGAGCTCATAGAAGTCTTGGAGTACACATATCCAAG GTCTGTAATCTTGGGTGGTCAAAGAATGTAAATGAGCTTGTTAGTACCCACAGATACTCTCAAAACCAAATAATTGTTTGGAGATATCCAACAATGTCTAAG CTTGCCACTTTGACAGGCCATACATACAGAGTATTGTATCTAGCTATTTCCCCTGATGGACAG ACCATTGTTACTGGTGCTGGTGATGAAACACACTGGTTTTGGAACGCGTTCCCATCTCCAAAGTCTCAG ACCCTTCTGGGGAGGCCTCCAAGGTGCTCTGCGATGCCTTCCAAT GGTCTTAGTTTCACTCCAGAAATGCAACGCAAACGTACAAAAGAGTTTTCTGGTGGATGGTGCATGAGAATAGCTCTAGCACGTGCTTTGTTCATTGAGCCTGATTTACTACTACTTGATGAGCTGACA AACCATCTTGATCTTCATGCTGTGTTATGGGTATGGCTAGAAACATATCTCCTGAAGTGGCCAAAGACATTTATTGTTGTATCACAGGCTAGGGAGTTTTTGAATACG GTTGTCACCGACATTCTTCATCTGCATGGTAGATGA
- the LOC120675757 gene encoding glutathione S-transferase 4-like, whose product MAPMKVYGWAVSPWMASALVCLEEAGAEYEIVPMSRCGGDHRRPDHLARNPFGEIPVLEDGDLTLYQSRAIARYVLRKYRPELLKEGDLEGSAMVDVWMEVEAHHVEPTLWPIIRHCIIGPYVGRERDQAAVDESLAKLRALLPAYEARLSACWYLAGDDVTAADLCHFGFMRYFMETEYAAIVDAYPHVKAWWHALLARPSVKKVIAGMPPDFGYASGNIP is encoded by the exons ATGGCGCCGATGAAGGTCTACGGGTGGGCCGTGTCGCCGTGGATGGCGAGCGCGCTGGTGTGcctggaggaggccggcgccgagTACGAGATCGTCCCCATGAGCAGGTGCGGCGGCGACCACCGCCGCCCCGACCACCTCGCCAGAAAC CCGTTCGGTGAAATCCCAGTTCTGGAGGACGGTGATCTAACGCTCTACC AATCACGCGCCATCGCGAGGTACGTCCTCCGCAAGTACAGGCCCGAGCTTCTCAAGGAAGGGGACCTGGAGGGATCAGCGATGGTGGACGTATGGATGGAGGTGGAGGCCCACCACGTGGAGCCGACCCTGTGGCCCATCATCCGGCACTGCATCATCGGCCCGTACGTCGGCCGCGAGCGCGACCAGGCCGCCGTCGACGAGAGCCTCGCCAAGCTGAGGGCGCTGCTCCCGGCGTACGAGGCGCGCCTGTCGGCGTGCTGgtacctcgccggcgacgacgtcACCGCCGCGGACCTCTGCCACTTCGGCTTCATGCGCTACTTCATGGAAACCGAGTACGCCGCCATCGTGGACGCGTACCCGCACGTCAAGGCGTGGTGGCACGCGCTGCTGGCGAGGCCGTCGGTCAAGAAGGTCATCGCCGGCATGCCGCCGGACTTCGGCTACGCCAGCGGCAACATACCGTAG